The genome window AGCAAGCGAGGAGTCTCTCCTTGTAAAAGTAGGGAAGGCTTTGTATCAGCTGCCATGAGGTACGAGGTAGACTTATCTGGATCTTGCATGAACAACTGGCTTTTAGAAGCTCTAGTTGAGGTTGCTGTTTTCCCACACCATTTTGGCCCTTCTACCAAAACAGCGCCACTTGAACGGAGTCTATCCTGCAAGAGTTGATCAGCAATACGCTTAAAATAGTTTTGAGTTTCCATGAATACTTCTCCTCTCCTTCTAATGTATTATAACTTGTACTTCCGATAATATCAACATTTTACTTCCGACAATATTGCTAAACCACTTCCGATAATATTATGTATTTACTTCTTGCTTTGTAGTAATCAAGAAAAGTTTGCACTCAATCAACGTAAAATATTCTCTTTAGAAGCAAAAAGGGAAAGAAAGGTGTGTATTGGTATTTATAGATAATCGAATTGGTAAAAATATAAGTGTTTTTCCTGATAAGTAATAAGAAGTAATAGGTTTTACAAAAACATGAAAAAATTTAATGATATTTGTTACAGGTCTGTGGCATGTAAGAATAATTGCTTCATAATTTATAAACATTATCCTTATACATCCCCATTTGCTAGCTTGATTCAGAATTACAATGGATTTGGGATGTGGAAACAGGTCTAAAAGTGCGTTGTAAACAAATCTCTTGATGGGACTCCTATTTATGAAAACCTTACTGATAAAGTTATTTATTTGTGCCCCTCTAAAACTAACAATATAGTTGTAGAGCTTTATTTTTTGTAAATTTTTGTTGTCGTTGCTTAGTCACAAATCTAAGAGAGATTGTTAAATGCAAAGAGAAAAATTAAATATACATCTATTTTTGAAATTACTAGTCTCTAAATAATCAAATATACAGGATTATAAGTGTTTTAGTTTGTTAACGGTGTCAAATAATAAAAATTACAGGATAGTAGTTATAAATATTAAGATTTGTTGACATGGCGGTGTTTTGTACTTATATTTACACCATAGTACCAATTTAGTGAGGTTTGACCATGGAAATACTTGTTTCTGATAATAGATTTGCTGGATATTCATATCTTATCGAAAAACTTGGAATAGTAAGTATTCCCAATTGGCATAGATCGACAGTTTCTTCTACTGGTACACATTTTTCAAAAATAGAGGATGGTTTTGTAGATGAGATGTTCAGAAACCAATATTGGCCTGGAGAGACGATTGGTGACCACCTAGAGTTTGCAATCAAATATGATGGGGTAAATCTAACCTTGCTGACACAAATTTTTGAGAAGATACCTGTTGAGGAACTCGTCAAATATATAACATCAAAACCCACTGGCAAGTATACTCGAAGGATCTGGTTTTTCTATGAGTTTTTATTAGGAAAGTACCTTCCAATTGATGATATGAACAGTGGCAATTATATTAATGCACTGGAAACTAATGAGTACTTCACCATTCAGAATGGAGAACGATCCACACGCCATCGGGTAGTGAACAACCTTCTCGGACCTCGATCCTTTTGCCCAATTGTTAGGAAGACAGAAAAGCTCTTAGAGTTGGATTCTGCAGCTATTCAAAATCGATGTGAAGAGATTGTTAAAGGTTATCCTCCACAGCTAATTCGCCGTTCTTTGAACTATCTATACAACAAAGAGACAAAATCTTCCTTTGAAATAGAAGGGGTGAGAAGTAATGCTTCTCGTACTGAAAAATTCATTGCAGCCTTGCAGCTTGCTAAGCAGGACGACTATTTAGAAAAAAGTAGGTTGATTGAACTACAGAATATGATTGTTGATCCACGCTTTGCTGATAGCGACTATCGCGCGAACCAGAATTACGTTGGGCAAACAGTAGCCTTTCAGAAGGAGCTTGTCCATTACATCTGCCCAAAACCTGAAGATCTGCCAAATCTGAT of Bacteroidia bacterium contains these proteins:
- a CDS encoding Fic family protein, whose product is MEILVSDNRFAGYSYLIEKLGIVSIPNWHRSTVSSTGTHFSKIEDGFVDEMFRNQYWPGETIGDHLEFAIKYDGVNLTLLTQIFEKIPVEELVKYITSKPTGKYTRRIWFFYEFLLGKYLPIDDMNSGNYINALETNEYFTIQNGERSTRHRVVNNLLGPRSFCPIVRKTEKLLELDSAAIQNRCEEIVKGYPPQLIRRSLNYLYNKETKSSFEIEGVRSNASRTEKFIAALQLAKQDDYLEKSRLIELQNMIVDPRFADSDYRANQNYVGQTVAFQKELVHYICPKPEDLPNLMEGLLAAHNRMKTGGVSPIIHATVIAYGFVFLHPFGDGNGRIHRFLIHNVLSLRHMVPKGLMFPISAVMLKYPEDYD